The following coding sequences are from one Nitrospirota bacterium window:
- the moaA gene encoding GTP 3',8-cyclase MoaA, producing the protein MKDHFRRTIDYLRISVTDRCNLRCIYCMPADGLIPIEHKEILSFEEIVRIVKISVNHGVTKIRITGGEPLVRRNVIYLIRLLNSIEGIKDLSLTTNGILLERYADDLVDAGLKRVNISLDSLRPERFREITRGGDINRVLNGIKSAEKAGLTPIKINMVPIRGINDDEIEDFARMTIKHPYQIRFIEFMPFGTQGMWKPEKFISSEGIRYIVEKFGKLTPVVQKKSGPARYFKFDGADGVIGFISPISNHFCSECNRLRLTADGKLRPCLFSETEIDLKPALRSNASDEEIDRLIKLSIDVKPKGHNITIQNAELRTLISSKQNSMRPMSKIGG; encoded by the coding sequence TTGAAAGACCACTTCAGACGCACAATTGATTACCTGCGAATATCAGTAACAGACAGATGCAATCTGCGATGTATTTATTGTATGCCAGCAGATGGCCTTATTCCAATAGAACATAAAGAAATCCTTAGTTTTGAAGAGATTGTAAGGATTGTAAAAATATCAGTTAATCATGGTGTTACAAAAATTCGAATTACAGGTGGTGAGCCTCTTGTTAGAAGAAATGTTATTTATCTTATCAGGTTATTAAATAGCATTGAAGGCATTAAAGACCTTAGCTTAACAACAAATGGAATATTACTTGAACGTTATGCAGATGATTTAGTAGATGCAGGGTTGAAACGGGTAAATATAAGTCTTGATTCTTTGCGACCAGAAAGATTCAGAGAAATTACAAGAGGCGGAGATATTAATCGTGTTTTAAATGGAATAAAATCTGCGGAAAAGGCAGGATTGACACCGATAAAAATTAATATGGTTCCAATTCGAGGGATAAATGATGATGAAATAGAGGATTTTGCAAGAATGACCATAAAGCATCCGTACCAGATTAGATTTATAGAGTTTATGCCATTTGGAACACAGGGAATGTGGAAACCTGAAAAATTTATTTCTTCAGAAGGGATAAGATATATTGTTGAGAAATTTGGAAAACTTACTCCGGTGGTCCAGAAAAAATCTGGTCCTGCCAGGTATTTTAAATTTGATGGTGCTGATGGAGTGATTGGCTTTATTAGTCCGATTAGCAATCACTTCTGTTCAGAGTGTAATCGTCTTCGACTGACTGCTGACGGAAAGTTAAGACCATGTCTTTTTTCGGAAACAGAGATTGATTTAAAACCTGCACTTCGTAGCAATGCTTCTGATGAAGAAATAGATCGGCTTATTAAGCTCTCCATTGATGTTAAACCAAAAGGCCACAATATAACAATACAGAATGCTGAATTAAGAACATTGATAAGTTCAAAACAAAACTCTATGAGGCCAATGTCAAAGATTGGCGGATGA